The genomic stretch GGAGTAGAGCATTAGGGTTATCATTGTAGTGGCAGGTTGAAGAGAgggacacatcacacacacacttaacacacCACACTAAACACACCACACTAAACACACCACactaaacacaccacacacacacacacacacacacacacacacacacacacacacacacacacacacacacacacacacacacacacacacacacacacacacacacacacacacacacacacacacacacacacacagagctctctCTGGTACAGTACCCATGAGCTCCTCCTCTgaaggctcaggctcaggctgaGGGCTCTCTGAAcaggacagacagccagacaatgAGAGTGATTTACACTGATcacaacacacacatggacaagGACAAACAATGACCAAGAAAGGACAAGAAGCTGCAATGATGTAATAGTGGAAAAATCCTAAACATTACTTTACACCAGAATGGGGGGGAGACAAAGGGCTGGGAAAAAAACACACTTAGCATTTGACTTGCTCCTTTACCCCTTAACTGTTTTTTACATTAAATAATAGAATACTGAATGTTTCAAGCTGTACTTTATATCAGAGGGAATGTATCGGAGATGAGAGCAGGATCTCACCTGAGGGAGTGCTGTGGATGGAGGGGCTGATTCTGGACTTGGCCTCGGTCAGCTTGGACACACTGTTGGCCCTCATGCGAGGAGCCATTTTGTTGTCGGTGGGGGTGGAGGAGCGGAGTCCCAGACGCAGGGCGGTCTCTGCAGACAGGCGAGGGGAGGAGGTGCTGCTCCGGCCCACAGTACACTCTGAGTCACTACGGGCCGAGATGGAGCCCAGCCGCGTCCTCCTGGGCTGGGCCAGCATGTCCAGCCGCGAGGGGCCTTTACGACCAGACGGAGGCTTGGATGTGGAACTGGTGGTGGACACCTCGGAGGCCACAGACATCCTGTCTGCATCAGGCAGGTCCGTGTCGGACGTGTCCCCCAGCCGGGCCCGGCGGAGCAGGGACGTTCTGGTAGGCCGTGGCTGGGGCAGAGAGGCCTGTTTCCCCAGAGAGGAAGCTGTGGCGGCCTGGAGGGTCTTACTGGACTTACTGGAGCTGGTCTTGCTGCTGGATTTGGCCTCCAGTTTTGAATGTAGCAGGTCATCCGTAGAGGTGAAGTGGCTGCGGCCGTACGAGCGACTATACAAACTCTCCTggtcagaggagaggatgtcGGAGATGGGGAAAGACGAGGTCTGATCGTCATCCGTGAGGTCCTGGGATGGTTGGCGTGCCCGCGAGGAGGCAGGCTGGACGGAGCGGCGGCCCTCTGGCCGGCTGGGATCAGTTCTGGTCTTGGTTTTTCTCTCCAGGCGCTCGCGGGCGTTGGTGCTGGCAGCGGTTTTGGAGGTTGAGCTCAGGTTGCTCTTCTCCTTGTGCAGGCTGCTTAGGGAGCGGCGTTTCTGGTGGGCtgcttttttctctccctcccctgccacCTGGCTATAGGTGCTGGCCGTGTCCACGTCTGACTCGGGGGAGATGGAACCTGCCCGGTTGGCTCTGTCCAGCTTGTTCTCGTCCCTCAGCTTGGCCTCCAGGAAGGCCATGACAGCCTCTGTGTCCTTCAGCAGGGTGGCTGTGTCCATGCTGCCCACAGAGTCGCTGCGCTCGCGGCCCAGGACACCAGCACCACATTTTATCCGGGGGATCAGCTCAATTGGCACCACACCACTGGGCTTCTCGATGGTGAAACTGCCCTGGCGAACCAAAGGTTTGCCCCCTGACTTCTCCCCCCCGTCCACTCCTTCTTTGATGTGGTGCTGAATCCTGTCCTCTGCCCGCCTCCTTCTCTCCTCGGACCTCTTCTCACTGCTGCTCATAGGTCTAAGAGGGGGCTTGGAGGAGGCCTGTAGCGGGGCCTTGGTCTGTTTCTGTTTGCTCTTCATCATATCCCCCTCCTCTATGGAGGTAAAGCACGCCCCGTCTCCTTTATGCTCCACCTGGCTCTTCTCCTGGGGCTCCGTGTCCTGTTTCTCTCCGATCTCTGAGCGATGCAGGCCTAGGCCGGACAAGCTCTTCCCTGGCTTAGCCCGGTGGTCGTCGATAGGGAGCTGGGGGAGGGTCCTGCGTTTGCGCTCTGTGAGACTGGAGGTGGCAGAGCTGGCGCTTCGGATGGACACGCCCGACTCAAAGGCATCCGCTTCTGGcagaaataaacaaaaatagtaAAGCAACATTTCTAGTTTTCTGCTATTATgtgaagaaaatacaccttcacAAATACAGATGCAGATCCACATGATCCTGGTTTTGATAAATATTGGAGCCTTACTGTACCTCTCTGCTGATGGACGAAGGCAGGTGACTCAGCCCCAGACCCTTCTGGGTCAGTCCTGGTGTGGTTAGCAGATAGACTGGCCCACTGAGACACCCAGCGACTACTGCCCACTGCCACCGGGTTCTCAGACACACTCTgacgagagagagtgcgagagagagagagagagagagagagagagagagagagagagagagagagagagtgcaagagagagagagagagagacagttatccTAGTCTCTCTTGACAGACTCATGGCACTTCACCCCATTCGGCTATGGGAAGAGACAGTTAACCTAGCAAATCAACACATCCCTGCTACTGGCCACATAGAGCTGGAGGGAGTATCCACATGTAGCAGGGAGGACACAGAACACAACTCTGCTGCCATTCATTCACCTCTGAATGGTCTTATGTTTCAGTGATGAGCCTGAAGAGTTAAATCATATTCATTATGTATTAACTGATTCATATTTTAAACTAAGCATGGTCTAAGCAATGATCGGTCTCTGGCTATATCTGTTTTTATTAGTACACTCTAGTGCTACTGAGGAGAATATATTGTTTTCACAAAGCCAAAGTGTATTCCTTTGCATGGAGTCCTATCAGAAAGTCACAAGCTAAAGCAGAAATAGTAACTGAACAGAATAGCAGAAATAGTCCTGAACAGAATATCGAGATCAGGGATCCACATAGACTATTGTagcctactgtatatacagtctcCGTCCTCCCCTCGTGCTTGAATGGAACTTGCCTGGAGGGGGGAAAGTGTAATTTCTCATAGCTCTATGAACTAGGTCAGGTCCTGAGTGGCCTACTCTGTCAATAACAAGGAAGTGGTCAAGTCAGGGAGTGCCTGGCTGACACAACTAGTCCACTACTCCCCTTCCAACAGAGTCATCTTAATGCAATCAGGAGCTCCTGCTTTCCCCCATTTAGAGTAAATAGATATGCCACTTTAGACAGGCCTCTGTCACTCATTTCTGTTTTGTGCATCATTCCCCTCAGAACGCGAAAACAATGGGAGTTCCACTGGAAAATAAATGCTATTTTGGCATATTAACACTCAACAGTCTTCAGAGGCTGTCCCGTCCCTGAGAAGGAATCTGAGGGTCACAGAAAAAGACAGCGAGCAACTCCACCCAAGTACGTCAGGGTCATAGTAATGAATCTCAGTAATGTTTACATTTCTCAAGCATCACATCACTGAatgagatacagttgaagtttacatacacagacaaatacatttactcagtttttcacaattcctgacatttaatccttgtaaaaattccctgttttaggtcagtcaggatcaccactttatattaagaatatgaaatgtcataataatagtagagagaatgattcatttcagcttttatttctttcatcacattcccagtgggtcagaagttcacattcactcaattagtatttggcagcattgcctttaaattgtttaacttggatcaaacgttttgggtagccttccacaagcttcccacaataagttgggtgaattttggcccattcctccggacagagctggtgtaactgagtcaggttagtaggcctccttgctcgcacatgctttttcagttctgcccacaaattttcaaaTAGGATTGAGTTtgtggctttgtgatggccactccaatacctagactttgctgtccttaagccattttgccacaactttggaagtatgctggggtcattgtccatttggaagacccattaacgaccaagctttaacttccctactgatgccttgagatgtggcttcaatatatccacataattttcctccctcatgatgccatctattttgtgaagtgcaccagtccctcctgcagcaaagcacccccacaacatgatgggatggtgttcttcggcttgcaagcctcctcctatttcctccaaacataacgatggtcattatggccaaacagttgtattcttgtttcatcagaccagaggacatttctccaaaaagtacaatctttgtccccatgtgtagtctggcttttttatggtggttttggagcagtggcttcttccttgctgagtggcctttcaggttatgtcgatataggactcgttttactgttgatatagatacttttgtacctgtttcctccagcatcttcacaaggttctttgctgttgttctgggattgatttgcacttttcgcaccaaagtacattcatctctaggagacagaacacatctccttcctaagcggtatgacggctgcgtggtcccatggtgtttatacttgcgtactattgtttgtacagaggaacatggtaccttcaggtgtttggaaattgctcccaaggatgaaccagaatttttttctgaggtcttggctgatttcttttgattttcccatgatgtcaagcaaagaggcactgagttttaaggaaggccttgaaatacatccataggtacacctccaattgactcaaatgatgtcaattagcctatcagaagtttctaaagacatgacatccttttctggaattttctaagctgtttaaaggcaaagtcaacttattgtatgtaaacttctgatccactggaattgtgatacagtgaattataagtgaaataatctgtctgtaaaaaattgttggaagaattacttgtgtcatgcacaaagaagatgtcctaaccgactatagtttgttaacaagaaatttgtggagtggttgaaaaacgagttttaatgactccaacttaagtgtatgtaaacttctgacttcaactgtagatgctATGGTGACTATGATGACTAAAAGCTGTGAGAGATTGGGTATAATAATGTGTGTCTCCATGGAAGGGGTGTTTTACCTCAGATGGAAGGCAGCTTGGTTTTTCAGTTTCTCCCGTCTCTGTggtcttcttcctctccttcttctccttccctgCTTCTCCCTGTTGGTGTTCTATTGGTCCTGAGACAGACGGATCCTGGTTCTGCTCCACCCCAAACACCTGAGCATCAAGAAAATAAAGAGCTTGATGACTCATCACTGCCACTCACGGTAGTCTACTACATAGACAAAGGTGACTGATATTGGACCAACACGAGGGCCAGTTGGATCAAAGCACTGCCCCCACACACTTCACACATCCATAACAGCCATGTAAAAAGACAGGGAGCAGTGTGCCAATTACTGTGTCAGCTAATTATAGGAATTACCATCATCACACTTCTAGTTTAGAGAAGACTTCCCAGCCTATGCTCTAAATAAATCTGACAACCAATGCCCCACCCCCTCTCCACTTACTCCATGCCCCAATTGCCATCTTTTATGTACCATATAAATATTTAATGAGTCAAAAATGACATCTCAGGGCTACATGTTTAAGAGTTTAAACAGCTTTTTGGGGGGAATCTTAAACCGGCAGTAAATCCTTACTTCTCTACTTCTGAGACTCGCCCTTTGAGAAATCTTTTCATTTAGCATGAGAAAGCACGCAGGCAGCTGTCACATAAGCAAACCGGTGGTTTTCTAAACTCCCTGGAGGACGATGGAATAATGGAGAGAGCTCGATGGTGAGCCCCATTAGATTCACTCTACAGCGGTATGTAACATTTGGAATGCTGTGTTCAGAGTGAGCGCTAGCTAGAGGCTAACCTTGTTTTGCAGCAAAGGTATTATGATCATAAACTAGTCCCTAGGTGTCAATAGAACAGTTCATTTGGAAGAAGGCGAGGATGGATGATGACACTTCTGCTCATCTTTTCTAAATTGTGTATGGTTAAGGGAGTTACTCATGAGTCTTATGAATGAGTCTTGTGCGTGAGTCTTATGAGTGAGTCTTGTGCGTGAGTCTTATGAATGAGACTTGTGCGTGAGTCTTATTAGTGAGTCTTGTGCGTGAGTCTTATGAATGAGTCTTGTGCGTGAGTCTTATGATTGAGTCTTGTGCGTGAGTCTTATGATTGAGTCTTGTGTGTGAGTCTAATGAATGAGTCTTGTGCGTGAGTCTTATGAATGAGTCTTGTGCGTGAGTCATATGAGTGAGTCTTGTGCGTGAGTTTTATGAATGAGTCTTGTGCGTGAGTCTTATATGAATGAGACTTGTGCGTGAGTCTTATGAATGAGTCTTGTACGTGAGTCTTATGAATGAGTCTTGTGCGTGAGTCTTATGATTGAGTCTTGTGCGTGAGTCTAATGAATGAGTCTTGTGCGTGAGTCTTATGAATGAGTCTTGTGCGTGAGTCTTATGAGTGAGTCTTGTGCGTGAGTCTTATGAATGAGTCTTGTGCGTGAGTCTTATGAATGAGTCTTGTGCGTGAGTCTTATGAATGAGTCTTGTGCGTGAGTCTTATATGAATGAGTCTTGTGCGTGAGTCTTATGATTGAGTCTTGTGCGCGAGTCTTATGAATGAGTCTTGTGCGTGAGTCTTATGAATGAGTCTTGTGCGTGAGTCTTATGAATGAGTCTTGTGCGTGAGTCTTATGATTGAGTGTTTTTTATTATGGCAGCTGTTGCACTGGATTGTGACAGCCAGGTTATGCAGCAGGTTATATAGCTCACTCTCTCATTGTGTGTGGCTGTTTATATGAGCTAATTACAACAGAGAGACTTAAGGGAAATTGACCGCCACGGGGCAAAGACCTATGCTGCTGGGTGTACCATTTCCTGACAGTAACATTTCTTTGTTAATATACCATTGAAAATGTGTATATTAGTGAGTACCTGATCAAGACCTTCAGTGTATAAAAGTTTTAGACTCCATATTGTACAATGTAAATATTTTAAATTGGTCTCGCAACGACCACATTCAgttgaaaataaaatacattacAAAATGAAATCTAATGTACTTTTACCCATGGGTCACAGAGCATCAGAGGACATAGTAAAATGCTTTTCATTCGGGAAATAGCGATGTAATAATTCATTATGACAGGTCATTACAGCTTCAAAAGCTCAGCATGCTTAGTGGATGTTATTTATGGCGGACATTTTAGAAAACTGAAGAAAAACAGCATGACCTTTTATACAGTTAATTCAAGACACATAGAAAGAACTTGGCCATTCTTACATTCAAAACAGGTCAGCTTTCCTACCTGCAATTCAGAAAATATATCTTTCAAATAAAAATCGTATTCACAGCAACCCAACCCATAAAGATAAATCCTTGAGGTGTGTGAAAATACTTCAGAAAGCTGACCATACCTTGTCTATCATGCGcctggcctcctcctcctcagggttGCGGTTCTCCAGCTCAATGGTGTAGGTTCCCTTATCGCTCTGGTCATCCTCCtgctccctgtccctgtccccctgaGACCGAGGGGTCCTCAAACTCTCCTCACTGGGGCTGGGCTCATTTGTCTGGTGACCTGTACTGACCGTGCTCCTTCCTATGCTCTGGTCCTCAGACCTCTGCTTCATCAGGACCCGGGCGGCTGTGGGGGCACCCGCTATCAGGGCCGCTGATAACGGGGCCTTGCTGAAGTCTGTGGCTGTGGTTGTGGTAGATGGGGACTTAGGGTGGGAGGGGGGCGTGGGGCACAGAGCCTCCCCGGCCGCGCCCCCAAGCAGCGGTGCAGTCTGCGAGAAGGAGTAGGATCGTCGCTTGCGGGAGTTGTCATCATCGTAGAACTCGATCATGAAGGAGGTCCTGTTGCTGGTGGTCCGGCCCCCCTGACCCCCCTGTCCTCCCTGCGCcaccctcagcctctcctccaaAGCCAGCCTCCGGTTGCCGAAGCGCAGACCAATTCCGTTCTCGGAGTCGCTCTGGGTGCCATCCTCATGCTTGCTGCCTGGGAGGGCCAAAAGAGGAGAGCACATACCTGAGTTACTGTGCATACAGGAAACACTAAACATCTAACCTCATGACCATTCAACTGCTAATTATGACTTAGAGTGAGAAAGCGAGAAGGACAGGCCTCCATAGCCATCTATGATGCAATACAATATGCGGCAGCACTCCAGACTTCACCCAGCCACAGTAATACCAGCCCTGCCTCCTCAgtgggcagagggggagagaggagggggttggaggaaggagcaggagcaggagcaggaagggtggagggaggagggaaagtgGGTATTCTTTAGCGGGGGCTCAGGAAATAGCATGAAATCAGACCTGACAGTGGTGGGTTCAGAGGCAGAAATCACCAGGCCGCTCTGGAGACAGAGGCCTTTCATGCAGCAGCCCCAGACAAAGGAACTGTTAGGAGCCTCACAGCGCTGCCTGTCTCTGAGTAACTAGAGCTGGCTGGCCCCGGCCCCACATGAGTCAGACTGCAACTCCTCCACCTCAtcacacacagcacatagacaCATCTAGCAAAAACAACACAGTTAACCTTACTACACAATACAGAACAAACAACACAGTTAACCCTACTACACAGTACAGAACAAACAACACAGTTAACCCTACTACACAGAACAAACAACACAGTTAAACCTACTACACAGTACAGAACAAACAACACAGTTAACCCTACTACACAGTACAGAACAAACAACACAGTTAACCCTACTACACAATACAGAACAAACAACACAGTTAACCCTACTACACAGAACAAACAACACAGTTAACCCTACTACACAGCACAGAACAAACAACACAGTTAACCCTACTACGAAGTACAGAACAAACAACACAGTTAACCCTACTACAGAGCACAGCAGCGTTAACCCTACGACACAGCAGCGTTAACCCTACTACAGAGCACAGCAGCGTTAACCCTACGACACAGCACAGCAGCGTTAACCCTACTACAGAGCACAGCAGCGTTAACCCTACTACAGAGCACAGCAGCGTTAACCCTA from Oncorhynchus keta strain PuntledgeMale-10-30-2019 chromosome 24, Oket_V2, whole genome shotgun sequence encodes the following:
- the cep170aa gene encoding centrosomal protein of 170 kDa isoform X4, with amino-acid sequence MSLTSWFLVSSGGTRHRLPREMIFVGRDDCELMLQSRSVDKQHAVINYELTSDEHKVKDLGSLNGTFVNDVRIQEQMYITLKIDDKLRFGYDTNLFTVVRGEMTVPDEALQHEKFTSQLQLSKKPSNGEPTKSPGKSPPKSPAKTPKSSSCRPAESKAAEGTMEPSAKPAESHKGDDKMAGDIAALHRGTPLYGQPSWWGDGDADDENSFKQETKTCGKKHDSSAADGREPKRSERPREDGLGPEPSYFEIPTKEAQMAEDSIHEIPTKDTEGAAATASAQGHASPHAFTIEFDDTSPGKVTIKDHVSKLTPDHRPRPKKASHSGSKDLSTLQAAMMVSESKVADWLAQNDPPTVRSESTEDSKSIKSDVPVHFKRLKGSKHEDGTQSDSENGIGLRFGNRRLALEERLRVAQGGQGGQGGRTTSNRTSFMIEFYDDDNSRKRRSYSFSQTAPLLGGAAGEALCPTPPSHPKSPSTTTTATDFSKAPLSAALIAGAPTAARVLMKQRSEDQSIGRSTVSTGHQTNEPSPSEESLRTPRSQGDRDREQEDDQSDKGTYTIELENRNPEEEEARRMIDKVFGVEQNQDPSVSGPIEHQQGEAGKEKKERKKTTETGETEKPSCLPSESVSENPVAVGSSRWVSQWASLSANHTRTDPEGSGAESPAFVHQQREADAFESGVSIRSASSATSSLTERKRRTLPQLPIDDHRAKPGKSLSGLGLHRSEIGEKQDTEPQEKSQVEHKGDGACFTSIEEGDMMKSKQKQTKAPLQASSKPPLRPMSSSEKRSEERRRRAEDRIQHHIKEGVDGGEKSGGKPLVRQGSFTIEKPSGVVPIELIPRIKCGAGVLGRERSDSVGSMDTATLLKDTEAVMAFLEAKLRDENKLDRANRAGSISPESDVDTASTYSQVAGEGEKKAAHQKRRSLSSLHKEKSNLSSTSKTAASTNARERLERKTKTRTDPSRPEGRRSVQPASSRARQPSQDLTDDDQTSSFPISDILSSDQESLYSRSYGRSHFTSTDDLLHSKLEAKSSSKTSSSKSSKTLQAATASSLGKQASLPQPRPTRTSLLRRARLGDTSDTDLPDADRMSVASEVSTTSSTSKPPSGRKGPSRLDMLAQPRRTRLGSISARSDSECTVGRSSTSSPRLSAETALRLGLRSSTPTDNKMAPRMRANSVSKLTEAKSRISPSIHSTPSESPQPEPEPSEEELMASNRWRRLPPEYGSTSEEEFGSNRNSPKPGRTLRPHSVLRGTRLGGSTSSLNSGQVGPGGMVLKHRMREQEEYIKDWTAHSEEIARISQDLAKDLAILAREIHDVAGEIDSVSSSGTAPSTTVSTAATTPGSAIDTREEVGRTQEGKQKLVDRVFDESLNFRKIPPMVQNKAPEINGRPVELRPRAPDSLDSHSALRRRTWNRDEAVVDSLLLTSVSQLSAKIRQSVDKTAGKIRILFKDKDRNWDEIESKLRSESDIPLLKTSNKQISSILVELKRVEKQLQVINVMVDPDGTLDALSSLGLTSPLTPKPTPGSQGPQEALPGPTASARGNTASSAPTEGSGSGSARDLGGLQFNRIHPSGEESAIPQK
- the cep170aa gene encoding centrosomal protein of 170 kDa isoform X10 codes for the protein MAEDSIHEIPTKDTEGAAATASAQGHASPHAFTIEFDDTSPGKVTIKDHVSKLTPDHRPRPKKASHSGSKDLSTLQAAMMVSESKVADWLAQNDPPTVRSESTEDSKSIKSDVPVHFKRLKGSKHEDGTQSDSENGIGLRFGNRRLALEERLRVAQGGQGGQGGRTTSNRTSFMIEFYDDDNSRKRRSYSFSQTAPLLGGAAGEALCPTPPSHPKSPSTTTTATDFSKAPLSAALIAGAPTAARVLMKQRSEDQSIGRSTVSTGHQTNEPSPSEESLRTPRSQGDRDREQEDDQSDKGTYTIELENRNPEEEEARRMIDKVFGVEQNQDPSVSGPIEHQQGEAGKEKKERKKTTETGETEKPSCLPSESVSENPVAVGSSRWVSQWASLSANHTRTDPEGSGAESPAFVHQQREADAFESGVSIRSASSATSSLTERKRRTLPQLPIDDHRAKPGKSLSGLGLHRSEIGEKQDTEPQEKSQVEHKGDGACFTSIEEGDMMKSKQKQTKAPLQASSKPPLRPMSSSEKRSEERRRRAEDRIQHHIKEGVDGGEKSGGKPLVRQGSFTIEKPSGVVPIELIPRIKCGAGVLGRERSDSVGSMDTATLLKDTEAVMAFLEAKLRDENKLDRANRAGSISPESDVDTASTYSQVAGEGEKKAAHQKRRSLSSLHKEKSNLSSTSKTAASTNARERLERKTKTRTDPSRPEGRRSVQPASSRARQPSQDLTDDDQTSSFPISDILSSDQESLYSRSYGRSHFTSTDDLLHSKLEAKSSSKTSSSKSSKTLQAATASSLGKQASLPQPRPTRTSLLRRARLGDTSDTDLPDADRMSVASEVSTTSSTSKPPSGRKGPSRLDMLAQPRRTRLGSISARSDSECTVGRSSTSSPRLSAETALRLGLRSSTPTDNKMAPRMRANSVSKLTEAKSRISPSIHSTPSESPQPEPEPSEEELMASNRWRRLPPEYGSTSEEEFGSNRNSPKPGRTLRPHSVLRGTRLGGSTSSLNSGQVGPGGMVLKHRMREQEEYIKDWTAHSEEIARLFPCVRRISQDLAKDLAILAREIHDVAGEIDSVSSSGTAPSTTVSTAATTPGSAIDTREEVGRTQEGKQKLVDRVFDESLNFRKIPPMVQNKAPEINGRPVELRPRAPDSLDSHSALRRRTWNRDEAVVDSLLLTSVSQLSAKIRQSVDKTAGKIRILFKDKDRNWDEIESKLRSESDIPLLKTSNKQISSILVELKRVEKQLQVINVMVDPDGTLDALSSLGLTSPLTPKPTPGSQGPQEALPGPTASARGNTASSAPTEGSGSGSARDLGGLQFNRIHPSGEESAIPQK
- the cep170aa gene encoding centrosomal protein of 170 kDa isoform X3; protein product: MSLTSWFLVSSGGTRHRLPREMIFVGRDDCELMLQSRSVDKQHAVINYELTSDEHKVKDLGSLNGTFVNDVRIQEQMYITLKIDDKLRFGYDTNLFTVVRGEMTVPDEALQHEKFTSQLQLSKKPSNGEPTKSPGKSPPKSPAKTPKSSSCRPAESKAAEGTMEPSAKPAESHKGDDKMAGDIAALHRGTPLYGQPSWWGDGDADDENSFKQETKTCGKKHDSSAADGREPKRSERPREDGLGPEPSYFEIPTKEAQMAEDSIHEIPTKDTEGAAATASAQGHASPHAFTIEFDDTSPGKVTIKDHVSKLTPDHRPRPKKASHSGSKDLSTLQAAMMVSESKVADWLAQNDPPTVRSESTEDSKSIKSDVPVHFKRLKGSKHEDGTQSDSENGIGLRFGNRRLALEERLRVAQGGQGGQGGRTTSNRTSFMIEFYDDDNSRKRRSYSFSQTAPLLGGAAGEALCPTPPSHPKSPSTTTTATDFSKAPLSAALIAGAPTAARVLMKQRSEDQSIGRSTVSTGHQTNEPSPSEESLRTPRSQGDRDREQEDDQSDKGTYTIELENRNPEEEEARRMIDKVFGVEQNQDPSVSGPIEHQQGEAGKEKKERKKTTETGETEKPSCLPSESVSENPVAVGSSRWVSQWASLSANHTRTDPEGSGAESPAFVHQQREADAFESGVSIRSASSATSSLTERKRRTLPQLPIDDHRAKPGKSLSGLGLHRSEIGEKQDTEPQEKSQVEHKGDGACFTSIEEGDMMKSKQKQTKAPLQASSKPPLRPMSSSEKRSEERRRRAEDRIQHHIKEGVDGGEKSGGKPLVRQGSFTIEKPSGVVPIELIPRIKCGAGVLGRERSDSVGSMDTATLLKDTEAVMAFLEAKLRDENKLDRANRAGSISPESDVDTASTYSQVAGEGEKKAAHQKRRSLSSLHKEKSNLSSTSKTAASTNARERLERKTKTRTDPSRPEGRRSVQPASSRARQPSQDLTDDDQTSSFPISDILSSDQESLYSRSYGRSHFTSTDDLLHSKLEAKSSSKTSSSKSSKTLQAATASSLGKQASLPQPRPTRTSLLRRARLGDTSDTDLPDADRMSVASEVSTTSSTSKPPSGRKGPSRLDMLAQPRRTRLGSISARSDSECTVGRSSTSSPRLSAETALRLGLRSSTPTDNKMAPRMRANSVSKLTEAKSRISPSIHSTPSESPQPEPEPSEEELMASNRWRRLPPEYGSTSEEEFGSNRNSPKPGRTLRPHSVLRGTRLGGSTSSLNSGQVGPGGMVLKHRMREQEEYIKDWTAHSEEIARLFPCVRRISQDLAKDLAILAREIHDVAGEIDSVSSSGTAPSTTVSTAATTPGSAIDTREEVGRTQEGKQKLVDRVFDESLNFRKIPPMVQNKAPEINGRPVELRPRAPDSLDSHSALRRRTWNRDEAVVDSLLLTSVSQLSAKIRQSVDKTAGKIRILFKDKDRNWDEIESKLRSESDIPLLKTSNKISSILVELKRVEKQLQVINVMVDPDGTLDALSSLGLTSPLTPKPTPGSQGPQEALPGPTASARGNTASSAPTEGSGSGSARDLGGLQFNRIHPSGEESAIPQK
- the cep170aa gene encoding centrosomal protein of 170 kDa isoform X7 is translated as MSLTSWFLVSSGGTRHRLPREMIFVGRDDCELMLQSRSVDKQHAVINYELTSDEHKVKDLGSLNGTFVNDVRIQEQMYITLKIDDKLRFGYDTNLFTVVRGEMTVPDEALQHEKFTSQLQLSKKPSNGEPTKSPGKSPPKSPAKTPKSSSCRPAESKAAEGTMEPSAKPAESHKGDDKMAGDIAALHRGTPLYGQPSWWGDGDADDENSFKQETKTCGKKHDSSAADGREPKRSERPREDGLGPEPSYFEIPTKEAQMAEDSIHEIPTKDTEGAAATASAQGHASPHAFTIEFDDTSPGKVTIKDHVSKLTPDHRPRPKKASHSGSKDLSTLQAAMMVSESKVADWLAQNDPPTVRSESTEDSKSIKSDVPVHFKRLKGSKHEDGTQSDSENGIGLRFGNRRLALEERLRVAQGGQGGQGGRTTSNRTSFMIEFYDDDNSRKRRSYSFSQTAPLLGGAAGEALCPTPPSHPKSPSTTTTATDFSKAPLSAALIAGAPTAARVLMKQRSEDQSIGRSTVSTGHQTNEPSPSEESLRTPRSQGDRDREQEDDQSDKGTYTIELENRNPEEEEARRMIDKVFGVEQNQDPSVSGPIEHQQGEAGKEKKERKKTTETGETEKPSCLPSESVSENPVAVGSSRWVSQWASLSANHTRTDPEGSGAESPAFVHQQREADAFESGVSIRSASSATSSLTERKRRTLPQLPIDDHRAKPGKSLSGLGLHRSEIGEKQDTEPQEKSQVEHKGDGACFTSIEEGDMMKSKQKQTKAPLQASSKPPLRPMSSSEKRSEERRRRAEDRIQHHIKEGVDGGEKSGGKPLVRQGSFTIEKPSGVVPIELIPRIKCGAGVLGRERSDSVGSMDTATLLKDTEAVMAFLEAKLRDENKLDRANRAGSISPESDVDTASTYSQVAGEGEKKAAHQKRRSLSSLHKEKSNLSSTSKTAASTNARERLERKTKTRTDPSRPEGRRSVQPASSRARQPSQDLTDDDQTSSFPISDILSSDQESLYSRSYGRSHFTSTDDLLHSKLEAKSSSKTSSSKSSKTLQAATASSLGKQASLPQPRPTRTSLLRRARLGDTSDTDLPDADRMSVASEVSTTSSTSKPPSGRKGPSRLDMLAQPRRTRLGSISARSDSECTVGRSSTSSPRLSAETALRLGLRSSTPTDNKMAPRMRANSVSKLTEAKSRISPSIHSTPSASNRWRRLPPEYGSTSEEEFGSNRNSPKPGRTLRPHSVLRGTRLGGSTSSLNSGQVGPGGMVLKHRMREQEEYIKDWTAHSEEIARISQDLAKDLAILAREIHDVAGEIDSVSSSGTAPSTTVSTAATTPGSAIDTREEVGRTQEGKQKLVDRVFDESLNFRKIPPMVQNKAPEINGRPVELRPRAPDSLDSHSALRRRTWNRDEAVVDSLLLTSVSQLSAKIRQSVDKTAGKIRILFKDKDRNWDEIESKLRSESDIPLLKTSNKQISSILVELKRVEKQLQVINVMVDPDGTLDALSSLGLTSPLTPKPTPGSQGPQEALPGPTASARGNTASSAPTEGSGSGSARDLGGLQFNRIHPSGEESAIPQK